TCTATTTATCCACAGTGTAAACACTTGAGGGATATGAATGACTTCCATTCTGCACAGATGTTTGTGGTGTTTAAATACCCTCTTGATATTTTTAAGCATCAAAGGCAAGGAGCAAACACATGTATACTCCGTCTTTACCCTGTTCATATATTTGTGCTTTTCTTTCTATTCAAAAACATTGATTGATATTTTGATCCCTGTATCAGTATACCCGCCTTGGAGTTTTTCTACCTAACATCTCAAATCCCTTACGTGCCAGTGGCTTTCTCAGCCAACTACCTGTCTTGCTAAGGAGTTCTTCTTTGCCTTTCTTCACTTGATTTCCTCCTCTGATCATAGACACTGGTGTAACGTTTGTGTACTTGTGCAGTTCAAGCAGCTGACATGACAGCACCAGTGGAATGTGCAGTGGCAACGTTCAGTCACACTTTCGGTCCGAGTCTTTAACCCACGTCCACAGCAGAGCAGCTCACATCCATCTAGGCCTGGAGAAGAGCTGTTGCATGTTCTCCCAGAAGTTCCCAAAGTGCCAGTTTTGCCATTGTAGGAGCAGAAGTTTGGTGATTTCTCAAAATAGACCAGGTCCATGGCAGAGGGTGGTTTGTGAGCCGAGTTTTCAGGCTCCAGATGGCGGGGGTCGGCTCTGTGAGAAGCACGGTTGCTCCCCTTGTTGGCATAAACAACTCTAGATGCACCATCAAACCGGTCCTTAAGGAAGTCTCCTACTGTGCGAAAGCTGGGTAGGCGCATCCAACAGGTGCGCACGGTGCAGGACCCTGACATGCCATGGCACTTACATTCCTGACGCATCTCTGATGACACAGTCTGCATACAGGAAGAACATAGGCTTTTAACAAAGTGAAGATTGCAAATGCTTAACAaacttttgtgttttctgttaaatGTAGACAATTTTGGCAAATTTGAGTTTCAAGTTCTTACCATTCTGCCTGCCTCATTATTGTGTAGGTTGGTGAGGTAGCGAAGATCTCTGCCCCTCTCGCTGGAGTCCACAAACTCACGGCTGAACATCCGGCCAAAGTCTACATTGTCACTGCAGCCCCCCCAGTGCCAGTCTGGCCCTCCAGGACCTCTGCGACGGTAATCGCATGTGCAAGACTCAATGGCCCCTTCTGAGCATGAGCGAGCCACAGCGTGGGTCACCCCTGCGCTGGTAATGGCAAAGAGAAATGCTGTCTCTCGGCAACCTAAAGAAACAACATCAAAACTTCCCATCAGAAACAATTCCAGCCTTTTACACTCGACTGTGCCAATTTCTTTGcctaacatttgaaaatattttgagaCAAAGTGTACAAGAGATTCCATTACATCCTGgccaaaattgtccaaataaTGCTagtgagaaaaacaagagaggCTCACCACGATTGACAATTTTCCCAAAGACTGCTGGGCTGTGGGTGGTCGGGCAGTTCCAGCGGCGGTTGCGGAACTGCCACTTGCACTCCTTTATGGCAGTGTGCAGCCCTGCAGCGATGGCATGCAAGATGCCAGGATTCTGCCGAATCAGCCGGCGCTGGCGTCGACTCAGGAGGGCAAGGCTTGGGTCCAGGACCAACTGCACATTCTTGGAATTGGTCAGGAGGTTGGATGAGGAGGCCACATTGACAATACCCCTGGCACAGCACAAGAATAAGGGAAATCAGTGTTAAGGAGCTAGCAGTTTATGTAGCCTCTTCTGTGACCCTCCAAACTCGTAAAATGAGTTATATACATgtcaaatctgtgtttttaatattaagtTAGACACAAAAGCTGAGGAGAAATGGCCTGCATGCACTTTTAGAGATTcagaacatattttaaaatatgaccATCTTGTCAACAAGTACTAAGGCCTTAATGTAGGCTATGCTGTAAATGTAAAATCCTATGTTTTTAAGATTTAAAGCTCATATTCTTAAGGTCACAAGTAGttcttattctgtttttatatataaatatgtttttttgccCCTTTGAAACGTGACATCAGAAGGTATTATGTGTATTTGGCTTCATAATATCAGTTCTAGTATTGCACCTGCTCTTCTCCATTATGGGCTACACCTTTCAGATCACTGAACATGGCTAAAATGCACTCCTTATACTGGCCAAGTTTCAGGACATTTCTACGTTTAGTATTTCAGTACACAGGCTGCATAATTTTCCACTTTAATTCCTGGCGACTGCTTTAagatttatgtgtttttgattcACATGTAGTGTATGCGTCTCCTGTTAAGCATTATCATCCGGAAAATCGGGGGAGTCTTGGCCTGTTAGAGGGCCAACCCAGACAGTTGTGTGGTAAGGCCTGGGAGCATTATTAATAATGTCGactttttcaatgtttttttccttccaacAACTCCGCGGTGTCTTTTTTCCtcccatttcttttcttttttttttatatcagctgacattttaaatatttggaaaCGCCCGCCGTTGTGCGCAAATAATGTGTATCTAATGAGACCGccgaaaatacaaaaatatttcgTTAAATCATAACCTCCTCCACAACCCCACCACAGTGTATACACTTCTTAACAAAAGCAAGGCAATGTGCCCACTGACGCAAAACTAAACAAATCCCATTATATTGTTGATCTGTAACAAAATATTGTGGAATTGGCCGTTTTAGTATTTGTTTTCAGACGAATTTACAGTATTAGATCAACATGACCCTGGAAAAACCCTCATGGGATTCCTTTGAGCTATGAAATAAATCCATATATAATTTGTCCCACATTGGACTGAAAAATCTTGTCTCTTGTTCAAACCACATTGTCCAAATGACAGGGCAGTAGCGAAAAAGAGAGAGCAAATTAAATCTACCGCAAATAAAAGGTAATCCTGTAATTATTACATATGTAATTCGTTTACTATTTAATAGATAATCTAATTACACTGAAAGAGCAATACATAAAATTCCCACACGCTTTAATATCATGCGGTTACTCTTTCAGAAGTTGTAAACGATGCCAAAACTAACACATTATTTAGAGCATGTAGCACGGATGTGGCAACCCCATAACACCGTTATACTGTAGTGCGCGATCTTCCTGGCTCTAACCAGCATTAAACAGAACGTTTCCAAGAGGATGCTGATAATGAATGTCTGCTGAACTCACCACCACCGGCCACTGTTGTTGACGGCCCCTGTGCCTGAGAGCGAGGACACCAGCAGGATGCAGGCAGCTTTCACCCCTAACAGCAGCGCCAGACTCCTCATCGTGTCTTCAGGTCAAATatgaggagggagggaaatgtCAAAAGGGTTTTATTCAGACAAAGTTATAGCCAAGTTCCAAATATCTTGGACAGTTATTAATCTGAACTCTCTAGCACACATATGCACATCTTGGAGTTAACAAATCTAATAACcctaaaataaacatgtcttctTAAACGGGGACAAATGGACAGAAGTCTGGCAAAACATTGTTTCCATGCATCGCGGAAACCTATTAAGTGTGATAATAGATTGTAATGGTCTACTAAATTATTAAAGTAATGCAAGGTGAATACTCACCACGCCACGGTCCGGTGAGGGGACTTGAAAGGTGAAAGAAGCAGACAGCCCTAATTGACTTAAATGGATGTTGAGTGGAGACAGGTTGCTAAATGATGTGAAGTGTCCAGGCAGGATGCTAGTGCTGCTGCAGTCCtcttcactctgtctctctcagtgATGCTCTGCACGGCGCATTGAACGCGTGGGACAGTCCCGAAGACTTGATCCCCTCGGTGACTGATAGGCAACACATTCTTCTCTTATTGAGCGCTACGAGGGGAATAAAAAAGGGATTTGCTGctctcatctccctctgtttttttcGGAGCCTTTTCAATAGGATTGGAGGGAGGGATAGTTAATGCTCTTCATAGGGCGCACAATGAATAAGGAAACACAACTGGGcagaaaggagaaagaaagagaaaaaataggGCAATCCACAGAGTTTCGCATATTACTTGTGGAATCTCACGGTCACCACATAATCGATTCCCTGTAAATGTGTGCGGCTGCAAGTATTTTCCCACTGGCCGTGCGCTTGGTTCCACATCCAGTCTTGCAGAAAGGAGAAGTGCCCCTGCAGCAGTGATGTGTTGGTACAGATGCTGTGGGTGCGCCCGGTTTGGTGCTCCGCCGCTGCTCAAAGCTGGTGTCACGGTGcaatacagtaacagcggaatATGAGCCATCTAAAACTGCCCTTTTTAACCGGTGGTTGGATTAGCCTACTCCCTAACcacatctcctcctcttttctccaaACGCGCTCTAAAAATGTGCAGTGACTAAGGAGATTTCTGTTCATTTCGTTTCCTTTTTTACACTAATCtctttataaatacacacatgtcCGTGGTAATTTTACCAATgaacaacatttaattaaaacctTTTCATGAGGTGCTGTTCATTTATTGAGATACTAATTTAGAAGAGGCCCCATATACAAAACTATTACCGCCAGTGTTTATAAGCCCAATGCGCCATGCACACGCGCACAAGGAAACTTGCATGATATAATTCGCTCTAACTTGTCATATTACTCACACTGCCTGCTGGGctacttaaatgttttttcaaacacAGAAGGGATGATATACGGTCTCCAATCAGAAGTTTGATGTATGATGAACCAGGAAAGAGGGGGACGAGTAAGAATAAAAACCATTCCAAACATCTGGCCAGCAGACCTCCCTCGACGCACATGTAGCAGTGTAATCACAGCTTGAGCCACTTTGCGGCATCTCCATCTTACCCCAGACTAGGAGCAGGCTTCAATGTCCCCAAACTTCTCCATGTTGGTTCATGGGGGAATGTTTCATTATGTGACATTTATCTGCTAATTTGCATGTTCCAACGGTAGTCACAGCAGCGGTTGTAGTTTGGATAATCTCTCCCCATCCCTCTtgctccatctctctctctctctttccctcttttccctCAGATGACAGTAAAAGGAAGTGGgcttttgtgaaaaaaaaggatttaatgaCAGCCATCCTACGTTTATACTCCAGCTTTATATGAAGGTGCTCAAACGAGTTTCCTGGAGCAGTCATGCGACACCGAGCAGATTAGAGCTTCAATCCGGATAAAGGGGGCCTTTTATATACAAATCAACTTCAAATCACTTTTTAAGCCACTTAGATATACACGCCAAGGCAGAATGCTAATGCACTTTTCATTGCTGCAGCTTAGGGAATGGAAGGAGATTAGATGAATTGGTGTCACCAGGCGAACGGTGTTCGAGGGGGGTTTTAACTTAATTTTATGAAAGTAACCCACATGCACCTTCACGATACCAACAGCAGTGTCTCTTATTGTTAAACGTGTGGTCAagaatcattttttatttgtgagaAAAATTATATGAGCGATGGACCTGTTGATTTAGTGTTTTGACTTATTTGGATCAATATGCTGATTGATTCGATACCGAGCTGCCACAGTATCCTAAATCCTGACAGAGGGCCTGAGCATAGGCCAAGTCATAATTGAGCACGAACATCGTTTTGAATagatatgtatttatgtatataaataaaatgtttaatgatCATTGAGGTCCTATACTTCCACACTGCCTGCTTAAACCATAGGTGTTATTTGCCATTATATTTTTGTTGGAGCATGTGACGCCGTAATGTGATAAATCACGACCCCAAAAAAAGAGCTGTCACTCCCGTAATTTATGTATATAATGTTATTCTCTGAAATAAAGACTTTAGAGTGACAAAGTGAAGttgtttcaaacaaaacaatgaggAACAGCCGGAGGTGGGAGGAAGGGGACCACATGACTAAAAACAGTATTGTTGGAGGGTCTGTTAGCGGAGCCGcctgcctgctgctgcctccctGTCGTACAGTGGAACCAGCAGACCTCCCCTCCCCCATTCATCATTTATCTCACCCCTTTATGAACAAAATCTcttttgatttttaatatttcatttttcgGAGTGTTTTTTTGATATTTATCATCGAAAATGAAGGGATTCACGATTTACCTTCCCctaaataagaaaacatgtttgtttaaatataataatatgtcTATAAGCTATTAAATATGATTATATGATTCAGTACTTTTGATCATCTACCAACACTTGAGACAGATGCGCGGAGTGGAAAGTGGTGCTTGTGCGTAAAAAGTTTGGAGACGTCATTTTCCGCTTGCACAAAACTTCACACTCAAGTGATAAAATAATCAACTGGTGATCCAACTCTCATGTTGGCCAATATTTTTGCAAACAGCCGCCTGTGGAGGCATCTCCTgccctcccctctttctctcccccctcccgtTTACTCTCGCCCCCGAGCTCCTCTGTTCTCCGTGTTCACTCCTCGCTCGTTTGGCGGTGCATCGATAATACTCcactcttcttctgttttttgatATTCTCATTCAATACAGGACTTTATTACCAGTGTTTTAATGTCACGTCGCGAAAGACGCTTAACAAAATGGAGCTATCAAACAAACTCCGTTGGGACCAATTCCTGATTTTTGCAGCAGCACTTATGTCACCTGCATTAACGTGAGTGCACTTGAGAGCGCGAGGAGAGCTGATGGAAGTTACTGTGTATTTAAACGGATACttaacatttagtttaaaagtGGAAAATCTGCCTATGATTTCACAGGCAGATTTTGTGTAATGTTGAAACATAAGAAACTATTCTAACTGATATTGTAGTGTAATTCTTAGCAATGccataaataaatcaatatactGTAGATTACACTATTGTTATTTCTCTATAAGATGTGTTTGGAGAGTATATTTCTGCTTTTGGGACTTCACAGCTAGATGATCTGTTTAGAATTATATTTCCCCCTGCTTTAAACAACATCTGTTGAAACTCTGTAAGTTCTTGTGCAattgattttcacattttattaactGTAGCCTAATCAGCAAATCCCTTAGAGATGAGACACATTATTTTGTGGATATCTAACCTAAATCTTacttgatttttatttttttattttcttaagtaTCCAAAACATCTTTCGACATGCTCCTAAGGATTTGACTAATGAACTCCTGACCAGCTCTGATGGCCCCCCcactaactttttttttatctccctttctctttctctctgtctctgcagggtGCTGTGTAATGATATTCTCAGCCTGAAGGTGGCAGGAGATCCAGTGCTAACCCCTAACTCAGTGTGCCTGAGGCTGGCAGGCCTCAGCAAACGTCAGatgaggatgtgtgtgaggAGCCCTGATGTGACGGCCTCCGCTTTGCAGGGCATCCAGGTGGCCATTCACGAATGCCAGCACCAGCTCCGGGATCAGCGCTGGAATTGCTCCTCACTGGAGGGACTTGGCAAGCTTCCCCACCACAACACCATCCTTAACAGGGGTGAGAGCCGGATGCACACTTGATGCTCATAATGTGACCTGGGTTAGCGGGTGTAGATATAAATATGGGAGTAGATGTTGTTATGCACACAGATGCTGGACTGTTTATCTTTTTCATCCTCTGAGTGTTTATCTCCTGATCCAAGGTTTTCGCGAGAGTGCTTTCTCCCTGGCCTTGTTGGCAGCGGGTGTGGCTCACTCTGTGGCCTCAGCCTGCAGCATGGGCAAGCTGCGGGGGTGTGGGTGTGAGGCTAAGCGTCGCCAGGACGATGACAAGATCCGCCTGAAActcacacagctgcagctgcagaccCTGCAGAAGGGTGGAGTAGGCCTTGCCATGTCACGATCTCTACCCTCAGGGCTCAACGGTCACCATGGCGACCTGCCCACTAACCTGCGCTCCACCCATCCCTCGGCCCTGCTCAAGCCTATACCAGATGAGCTGAGCTCCATGCAGGAGACGTGGGAATGGGGGGGCTGCAGTCATGACGTCCGTTTTGGGGACCGTTTTTCTAGGGACTGGCTGGACTCCCGCGGCTCTCCAAGAGACATCCACGCTCGCATGAGGATACATAACAACCGTGTGGGACGACAGGTGAGAAATGTGCTTATCCATAATGATGTTAATGTTGCTCTAGGAGCAGTCTCACTTCCACACTCTCACCAGCCTTTATTATTATCTGTGACATTGTTGCATTTCTGATTTTTTACGTAATCTACCTTTCTCTACACAGATAGTGAATGACAACATGAAGAGGAAGTGCAAATGTCACGGGACATCAGGGAGCTGTCAGTTTAAGACCTGCTGGCACGTGTCTCCAGAGTTTCGGCTTGTGGGTTCACTACTCAAGGAAAAGTTCTTGTCAGCCATCTTTGTCAACTCCCAGAACAAGAACAATGGGGTTTTCAACCCTCGAACTGGAAACAGCGCCAGCGGAAGCACAGGCGGACCCAACAGAGGTCGCCGACGAACCATTTCCAGAGAGCTGGTCTTCTTTGAGAAGTCTCCTGACTTCTGTGAGCGTGATGCGTCTGTAGACTCTCCAGGTACACAAGGACGCATTTGCAACAAAACCAGCTACAGCACAGATGGCTGCGGCTCGCTGTGCTGCGGCCGCGGACACAACATCCTGAGACAGACACGTAGTGAGCGCTGCAACTGCAGGTTCCACTGGTGTTGCTACgtgctgtgtgaggagtgtcGTCTCACAGAGTGGGTCAATGTGTGCAAGTAGATTCCACTTTTCCAAGTCCCAGATGCCTTTACCTATCCCAGACTCAAGATGGTGAGCCCGTCCCCTCACCCACTCCTTTTGTTCGAGCCTTTGTTTCCCTCCTTGTGTAACTCTCCCAGAAGTCTGTTTAtccccctttcctttttttgggtCCATCATCTGGGATCTATTTTCTCTTTGTAGCCGCTGTTATTCTCAATATGCCAAGTCAGAGATTGAAGAGGTGACTCATGACATTTGTCCTGCTATGGTTGTTTAGACGCTGCCCTCTCAGCCATGAAAACAGCAAATACCCAATCTTTTCTATCCcacaaaacaaagcaacaggGAACAGCAAATAAGCATTTCTATTTCAATGTCTACTTGATGACTCATCACATTGTACAATAgatgtgtattttaatgtgcacatgtatatttgtaaatgtattattattaatattattattgtgttgtgccttttttttggGTTATAGATACTGACACACTTGTGCTAAGAGTGGTTTAATGCCGTAAAACAAAGCAATTCATATCACATTTAACTGGGCTCTGCTGATGATGACCAAGATCCATCCATCCGTTTTCAACCGCTTATCCGGAGTCCGCAGATTAATCAGATCTCCAAGATATTTACTCCATTTGTATGTCTTGCACCTGTGACTAAAACAGGGCAACAATAATTATTTTGACTAAGTCAGAAAATCTAGACAAGGGTTTTACTAATGGAAGAAGACACGAAACAGgatattgtttttgtggtttttaatgGACTGATACATCTGAGAGATCTCAGGACTGAGAGAACACTGGTCAGACTCAAAGTGGCAAAGTCCTTAAATTCCTTAGGCTAAACAACTAACACATTTAGGTTATCTACACCTTGGAACGTTAGAAAATGTTCGCCAGTGGTcatgttttttcattaataTAGCTGTGATATGATGTGTCATTTTCACTATGAAGTGATGACAGAGCGCTT
The Eleginops maclovinus isolate JMC-PN-2008 ecotype Puerto Natales chromosome 1, JC_Emac_rtc_rv5, whole genome shotgun sequence genome window above contains:
- the wnt10b gene encoding protein Wnt-10b, encoding MELSNKLRWDQFLIFAAALMSPALTVLCNDILSLKVAGDPVLTPNSVCLRLAGLSKRQMRMCVRSPDVTASALQGIQVAIHECQHQLRDQRWNCSSLEGLGKLPHHNTILNRGFRESAFSLALLAAGVAHSVASACSMGKLRGCGCEAKRRQDDDKIRLKLTQLQLQTLQKGGVGLAMSRSLPSGLNGHHGDLPTNLRSTHPSALLKPIPDELSSMQETWEWGGCSHDVRFGDRFSRDWLDSRGSPRDIHARMRIHNNRVGRQIVNDNMKRKCKCHGTSGSCQFKTCWHVSPEFRLVGSLLKEKFLSAIFVNSQNKNNGVFNPRTGNSASGSTGGPNRGRRRTISRELVFFEKSPDFCERDASVDSPGTQGRICNKTSYSTDGCGSLCCGRGHNILRQTRSERCNCRFHWCCYVLCEECRLTEWVNVCK
- the wnt1 gene encoding protein Wnt-1 is translated as MRSLALLLGVKAACILLVSSLSGTGAVNNSGRWWGIVNVASSSNLLTNSKNVQLVLDPSLALLSRRQRRLIRQNPGILHAIAAGLHTAIKECKWQFRNRRWNCPTTHSPAVFGKIVNRGCRETAFLFAITSAGVTHAVARSCSEGAIESCTCDYRRRGPGGPDWHWGGCSDNVDFGRMFSREFVDSSERGRDLRYLTNLHNNEAGRMTVSSEMRQECKCHGMSGSCTVRTCWMRLPSFRTVGDFLKDRFDGASRVVYANKGSNRASHRADPRHLEPENSAHKPPSAMDLVYFEKSPNFCSYNGKTGTLGTSGRTCNSSSPGLDGCELLCCGRGLKTRTESVTERCHCTFHWCCHVSCLNCTSTQTLHQCL